In Arthrobacter sp. B3I9, the following are encoded in one genomic region:
- a CDS encoding M20/M25/M40 family metallo-hydrolase: MDADDKVRNYIDTHTPLLLDRLSEWVRIPSVAGVPERKHHLTRSANWLAGELRGTGFPTTEIWEGAEGPAVFAEWSEAPDAPTILIYSHHDVRAVKDENWDQTSPFDPVLRDGRLYGRGTSDAKGQVMAHVWGIRAHLDATGRTAPAVNLKLIVEGEEEAGSPGLADLLEAHRDRLAADAVVFSDTLLWRAGHPAICTSIRGMLGAHIEVYGPLTDVHSGAVSGTAPNPAIELGRLLARLHDQKGRITFPGFYDDVEEISQRRRAELAALPFDPEDWLERSHTRSIMGEEGYTVLERLWERPALEVVALAAGDPIGVMRAAVPSMASTDISIRTVGGQKVKDVADQVRRWVDETIGDDYGYELSLDTETAQEFYRTPENRVLECLSLAMVKGFQAQEVGRMGNAGGGPADLLSSALNVPVVFFGTGLVEDNWHDSDESARVDILKAGAATLAFLWAELGREEPGRRD, from the coding sequence ATGGATGCTGACGATAAGGTCCGGAATTACATAGACACCCACACGCCCCTGCTCCTGGACCGGCTCTCCGAATGGGTCCGCATCCCGTCGGTGGCCGGCGTCCCGGAGCGCAAACACCACCTCACCCGGTCCGCCAACTGGCTTGCCGGGGAACTCCGCGGCACCGGGTTCCCGACGACGGAAATCTGGGAAGGCGCCGAGGGACCCGCGGTTTTCGCCGAATGGTCCGAAGCCCCGGACGCCCCCACCATTCTCATCTACAGCCACCACGACGTGCGCGCGGTCAAGGACGAGAACTGGGACCAGACCTCCCCGTTCGACCCCGTACTCCGGGACGGCAGGCTGTACGGCCGCGGAACCTCCGACGCCAAAGGCCAGGTGATGGCCCACGTCTGGGGAATCCGGGCGCACCTGGACGCCACGGGGCGCACGGCACCGGCCGTGAACCTCAAGCTGATCGTCGAAGGGGAGGAAGAAGCTGGTTCCCCCGGCCTTGCGGACCTTCTCGAGGCCCACCGGGACCGCCTTGCCGCGGATGCGGTGGTCTTTTCCGACACCCTGCTCTGGCGCGCCGGGCATCCCGCCATCTGCACCAGCATCCGCGGCATGCTCGGGGCGCACATCGAGGTCTACGGGCCGCTCACCGACGTCCACAGCGGCGCGGTGTCCGGCACGGCCCCTAATCCGGCCATTGAGCTCGGCAGGCTGCTCGCGCGGCTGCACGACCAAAAGGGGAGGATCACGTTTCCGGGCTTTTACGACGACGTCGAGGAGATCTCCCAGCGCCGCCGGGCTGAACTGGCGGCTCTGCCCTTCGATCCGGAGGACTGGCTGGAGCGCTCACACACCCGGAGCATCATGGGCGAGGAAGGCTACACGGTCCTCGAACGGCTGTGGGAGCGTCCGGCCCTGGAAGTCGTTGCCCTGGCTGCCGGGGACCCCATCGGCGTGATGCGTGCAGCCGTTCCCTCCATGGCGTCGACAGACATAAGTATCCGCACTGTTGGCGGGCAAAAGGTCAAGGACGTGGCAGACCAGGTGCGGCGCTGGGTGGATGAAACCATTGGCGACGACTACGGCTACGAGCTCTCTCTGGACACAGAAACTGCGCAGGAGTTCTACCGGACTCCGGAGAACCGGGTTCTGGAGTGTCTCTCCCTGGCAATGGTGAAAGGATTCCAGGCGCAGGAGGTGGGGCGCATGGGAAATGCCGGCGGCGGACCCGCGGACCTGCTCTCCTCCGCCTTGAATGTCCCTGTGGTCTTTTTCGGCACGGGACTCGTGGAGGACAACTGGCACGACAGTGACGAGAGCGCCCGCGTGGACATCCTGAAAGCCGGCGCGGCAACGCTGGCTTTCCTGTGGGCGGAGCTGGGCCGGGAGGAGCCTGGCCGGCGGGATTAG
- a CDS encoding glutamate--cysteine ligase, which produces MNLSVNSPGTGPAGRRHRTFGVEEEFLLVDPATGHPAPVAELALQYAADRAKPGAGSTLTPEVQQEQLEAVGPVCSTLQEVAAAIRAGRALADEAARSVGARAAALATSPVAAAPTLVPQPRYLMMAARFGLTLKEQLTCGFHIHVRIVSGEEGVAVLDRIRVWLPVLLALSANSPFWQGNDSGYASFRYQAWNRWPTAGPCERFGSEREYHRYVQSLLATGVLLDEGMVYFDARLSRNHPTVEVRIADVCMDPAHATAIAATVRALVETAAQEWRAGIPAPRLSAAQLRLAAWKASESGVDGTLLHPLLNLPCPAAEAVQALLTHIRPALAGCGDEQQVTLELARILTSGTGSRRQRDTMINSRTLAAVVLDAVEHTHGTAKAHRRPRRLQST; this is translated from the coding sequence TTGAATCTTTCCGTGAACAGCCCCGGCACCGGTCCTGCCGGCCGGCGGCATAGGACCTTCGGCGTCGAAGAAGAATTCCTGCTCGTCGATCCTGCAACCGGTCATCCCGCACCGGTCGCGGAACTGGCCCTGCAGTACGCCGCAGACCGCGCGAAGCCCGGTGCCGGCTCCACCCTGACCCCCGAGGTCCAGCAGGAGCAGCTTGAAGCTGTCGGCCCCGTCTGCTCTACGTTGCAGGAAGTGGCGGCCGCCATCCGGGCCGGCCGGGCCTTGGCTGATGAAGCTGCGCGGTCCGTGGGCGCAAGGGCGGCGGCGCTGGCCACGAGCCCCGTTGCGGCCGCGCCAACACTGGTGCCGCAACCCCGCTACCTGATGATGGCAGCCCGGTTCGGCCTGACACTCAAGGAGCAGCTCACCTGCGGCTTCCACATCCACGTCCGCATCGTTTCCGGGGAGGAAGGTGTAGCGGTCCTGGATCGGATCCGCGTCTGGTTGCCGGTCCTGCTCGCTCTGAGCGCCAACTCTCCGTTCTGGCAGGGAAACGACAGCGGCTACGCGAGCTTCCGTTACCAGGCGTGGAACCGCTGGCCGACGGCGGGACCCTGCGAACGGTTTGGATCGGAACGGGAATACCACCGCTATGTGCAGTCACTGCTGGCTACCGGAGTACTCCTTGACGAGGGCATGGTCTACTTCGACGCGCGCCTCTCCCGCAACCACCCGACCGTCGAGGTGCGCATCGCCGACGTCTGCATGGACCCCGCCCACGCCACGGCAATCGCCGCCACCGTCCGGGCACTCGTCGAAACGGCGGCCCAGGAATGGCGCGCCGGCATTCCCGCGCCCCGCCTCTCCGCCGCGCAGCTGCGCCTGGCGGCGTGGAAGGCCAGCGAGTCCGGCGTCGACGGCACGCTGCTGCATCCCCTCCTGAACCTGCCGTGCCCGGCCGCCGAAGCGGTCCAGGCCCTCCTGACGCACATCCGCCCAGCGCTGGCCGGCTGCGGCGACGAGCAGCAGGTGACCCTGGAACTCGCCCGGATCCTCACCTCCGGCACAGGTTCGCGCAGGCAGCGCGACACGATGATAAACAGCCGCACCCTGGCCGCGGTGGTGCTGGACGCCGTCGAACACACCCACGGCACAGCCAAAGCGCACCGCCGGCCCCGGCGTCTGCAATCGACCTGA
- a CDS encoding DUF2243 domain-containing protein, translating to MAVRKPPSKAGGILLGLGLGGFIDGIVLHQILQWHHMVSATAEHPTDTLAGLEVNTLVDGFFHLVMWVLVLSASIATIRAWRQGRLAPNWSFHFGLVIAGWGIFNVVEGLIDHQILRIHHVRDDLGGPLLWDLGFLVVSVLLVLAGWLLHRRGLAALEREPAGRR from the coding sequence ATGGCAGTGCGAAAACCACCGTCAAAAGCGGGAGGCATCCTGCTCGGGCTGGGCCTTGGTGGATTCATTGACGGCATCGTCCTGCACCAGATCCTCCAATGGCACCACATGGTGAGCGCCACCGCTGAGCACCCCACGGACACCCTGGCCGGCCTGGAAGTGAACACGCTCGTGGACGGCTTCTTCCACCTGGTCATGTGGGTTCTTGTGCTGTCGGCCTCCATTGCCACCATCCGCGCTTGGCGGCAGGGGCGGCTGGCACCCAACTGGAGCTTCCACTTCGGACTTGTCATTGCAGGGTGGGGAATCTTCAACGTCGTGGAGGGCCTGATCGACCACCAGATTCTTCGCATCCACCACGTCCGGGACGACCTCGGCGGCCCGTTGCTCTGGGATCTGGGCTTCCTGGTGGTCAGCGTGCTGCTCGTCCTGGCGGGGTGGCTGCTGCACCGGCGCGGCCTCGCTGCCCTTGAGCGGGAACCAGCCGGCCGGCGCTAG
- a CDS encoding MarR family winged helix-turn-helix transcriptional regulator → MPAKTAASPVRLAAETWESLFRAQVAVMRRLQAAPAFKDLAVNEYDVLFTLSRCPSGWLRQNELNDHVLLSQSSLSRLVERLQKRGYVERVPAPDDGRGVLVRLTEEGRELQKQIGREHVRDIADLVGPALSPAEQRELLRLTEKLRAAVAAR, encoded by the coding sequence ATGCCCGCCAAAACCGCAGCATCACCGGTGCGCCTGGCCGCGGAGACGTGGGAATCCCTGTTCCGCGCCCAGGTGGCCGTGATGCGCAGGCTGCAGGCAGCCCCGGCGTTCAAGGACCTTGCCGTCAACGAGTACGACGTCCTGTTCACGCTTTCCCGCTGCCCGTCCGGATGGCTCCGCCAGAACGAGCTCAACGACCACGTGCTGCTGAGCCAGTCCAGCCTCAGCCGGCTCGTGGAACGGCTCCAGAAGCGCGGCTACGTGGAACGGGTGCCAGCCCCCGACGACGGACGGGGTGTCCTGGTCCGGCTCACAGAGGAAGGACGGGAACTGCAGAAGCAGATCGGCCGGGAACACGTCCGGGACATCGCCGACCTCGTCGGGCCGGCGCTCAGCCCCGCCGAACAGCGCGAGCTGCTGCGGCTGACCGAGAAGCTGCGGGCCGCGGTAGCCGCTCGCTGA
- a CDS encoding LLM class flavin-dependent oxidoreductase, whose amino-acid sequence MQIGVFSVSDITPDPTTGRTPTEHERIKASVAIAKKVEEIGMDVYALGEHHNRPFFSSSPTTTLAYIAAQTERIILSTATTLITTNDPVKIAEDFAMLQHLADGRVDLVLGRGNTAPVYPWFGKNIQDGIELAIENYSLLRRLWDEDTVSWSGKHRTPLQNFTSTPRPLDGVAPFVWHGSIRTPQIAEVAAYYGDGFFANNIFWPKEHYQQLIGLYRERYEHYGHGKADQAIVGLGGQFFMRKNSQDAVKEFRPYFDNAPVYGHGPSLEDFTSQTPLTVGSPQEVIEKTLTFREYFGDYQRQLFLIDHAGLPLKTVLEQLDLFGEEVLPVLRKEYAEKTPAHVPEPPTHAGRVAASLAEAGQPAGEAAQPAGHPAEQEA is encoded by the coding sequence ATGCAGATCGGCGTATTCAGCGTCAGCGACATCACCCCCGACCCCACCACGGGCCGGACTCCCACGGAGCACGAGCGCATCAAGGCGTCCGTGGCGATCGCCAAAAAGGTCGAGGAAATCGGCATGGATGTCTATGCCCTCGGCGAGCACCACAACCGTCCGTTCTTCTCTTCCTCCCCCACCACCACCCTTGCCTACATCGCAGCGCAGACGGAGCGGATCATCCTCTCCACGGCCACGACGCTGATCACCACCAATGACCCGGTGAAGATCGCCGAGGACTTCGCGATGCTCCAGCACCTGGCGGACGGCCGCGTGGACCTGGTTCTGGGCCGCGGCAACACCGCCCCCGTCTACCCCTGGTTCGGCAAGAACATCCAGGACGGGATCGAACTCGCCATCGAAAACTACAGCCTGCTGCGCCGCCTCTGGGACGAGGACACCGTCAGCTGGTCCGGCAAGCACCGCACCCCGCTCCAGAACTTCACCTCCACGCCCCGCCCGCTCGACGGTGTCGCCCCCTTCGTGTGGCACGGCTCCATCCGCACGCCGCAAATCGCGGAGGTGGCCGCCTACTACGGCGACGGCTTCTTCGCGAACAACATCTTCTGGCCCAAGGAGCACTACCAGCAGCTGATCGGCCTCTACCGGGAGCGCTATGAGCACTATGGCCACGGCAAGGCTGACCAGGCCATCGTGGGCCTGGGCGGACAGTTCTTCATGCGGAAGAACTCCCAGGACGCCGTCAAGGAGTTCCGCCCCTACTTCGACAACGCCCCGGTCTATGGCCATGGCCCGTCGCTGGAGGACTTCACCTCCCAGACCCCGCTGACCGTCGGCAGCCCGCAGGAAGTCATCGAGAAGACCCTCACCTTCCGGGAGTACTTCGGCGACTACCAGCGCCAGCTGTTCCTGATCGACCACGCCGGCCTGCCCCTGAAGACCGTGCTGGAACAGCTGGACCTGTTCGGCGAAGAGGTGCTTCCGGTCCTGCGCAAGGAATACGCCGAGAAGACCCCCGCCCACGTCCCGGAGCCGCCCACGCACGCCGGACGCGTCGCAGCCTCCCTGGCCGAAGCCGGCCAGCCTGCCGGTGAAGCCGCCCAGCCCGCCGGTCACCCCGCGGAGCAGGAGGCGTGA